Within Anopheles ziemanni chromosome 2, idAnoZiCoDA_A2_x.2, whole genome shotgun sequence, the genomic segment TCGTaggaagattaaaaaaaagaaaatttgaaaattccaaaGAAAAAGTCGGaaatttcgaaaaattcaaagaaaatggaaaaaccagAAAACTCAAAAAAGGGCTTTTTCCATAATAAAAATCACATAAAACttaatgtttctttgtttatAACGCTAATACCCAAAATAGGCTGAACCTATCTTGAAGATGTCTGGGAATgatgttcctttttctatataataaaatcaaatacacAATTTACAACTAAACATAGGAAACTCAATCTTAACGATGTTGTGGGATCAGTTGTTCCTTTTAGGCCAAACAAAATTtagggaaaacgaaaagttcaaaaactaaaaatgaaaatcagaATTGTCGAATTAGATCGGTACTGGATCGTGAATAGTAACGTGAGCGTTCCTGCACCAGGACACCTAGGAATTAGAAATGAACAAATTCCTCGTGCTATTGCAATACGCTTCATCCTAAATTGAACTCATTACAAATGTTTATCTGAACTTTGTCGCATAGTATCGAAACTACGATTAGTTGAGTGCACGTGCAATTTTAGCTGCCATTAAAAAACTGATGTCATTGGACCTTTGCACTCAAATTTATATGTTTGATCGTGTTGTAAGTGAAAAAGTCAAGGATTGATTAGCAgaattttattacattctTTGGATTTGTCTTAAATATGAATCTGCTATTGATATGTGTCGACATCACCGAACATAATTCTCCCTTTGAGTTCCAACGCTTTGTTATTTGAATAGTAGCGTATTAGTAATAttggacgaggcgaagttcgttgtGTAAGCttgtaacaaataaaaataaatagcaaATTCTTAGTTATTTAAAAGATCACAACATACAAATAGCATTGTTTAGTGTGGTCTAAATTGATTCACATCTACgcaagaaaatagaaacagatAGAGCCAAAATAGCGACAAAAATTTTGTTCGGaaatttgaagatttttcattaaataatgtaaaatgcACATTGCATTCCTTTATAGCTGCACCAAGTTCAGCGTTATATGATCGTTACAAATGCAATTGGTTTTTTGGTGGTGATCCTCTAGTATGCACAAACATGTCATATAACGTATTGTAATGGTGCAATAATAATGATGAATTGAGAATGTTGTTGCGTTGAAACTTATCATTGTATAATAAACTAAAGAAGATTTTTCTATGCTATTTGTTgcctaaaaaaataatattcgaaaagaaaactagcATTTATAATGAAAAACTCCATCTCTATCAACCAATGGTATGTATTGTAATAACATATTTTAAGATAGTCATGTTTTCAACTcctgtagttttattttcataagtATTGCTCGTAGTGTTGCTTTTCAGTGACTTGTGGTTTATATAAACCCAAATAAGGTCAGTTACCATGCGTGCGAATCTTTTGTCTATGACATCCAGATCGACACATCAATCTGATATTTATAGAGAAAAAGAGCTTAGTTTTATCAGCTGAGCTGCCTTTGTTGGTTCAACGACTGATAATTGCTCTAGTAGGTGTAAGATAGGTCGGGTATTCAAATTTGCGTATAAAAAGGAACAGTCAGAGGAACGCCGGTAGGCAGTACATCGGATTCAGTGAAAAAGGTGTCCAttcggaaaaaataaaccgtgaAACGGTAACAGCAGCGGAATGAAGTTTGGTGGCTGCATTGGAGCCCTGGTGTTGTTGGCTCTGGTAGTGCCAGATGCCAGAAGTGCGAACGATGTTAACGATACCAGCATCGAAATCGATTGGTCCAAAGTGCGTCCGATCGAGGAGTTTGACCACTACTGGGCACGTCTTCCACCGGAACTGCAGGTTCTTCGGCAGACGCGCCGCGTAAATCGACGTGTGACGAATGGTTTTGCGGCCATCCCCGGACAGTTTCCATACCAGGTGGCGTTGCTGCCGGAATTCCTGGTCGGCACCGGGCTCTGCGGTGGCACCGTACTCACGAACATCTACATTCTAACGGCCGCGCACTGTGTGGTGCAGGGTGTTGGTGTGATCGCTTCCGGCGGTACTGCGATCATGGGTGCATACGATCGCAGCATTCCTGAGCCGGATCAGCAGCGCATCCGGTTCAGTGCATCCGGCATCACGGTACACCCACAGTATACGGCCTTAACCCTTCGTAACGACATTGCGACCATACTGTTGAACGCCCCGATGCGCTACACCGCCCGAGTACAGGCGATACGGTTGCCTACCCTCTCCGATACGCGCACGTTCGCCGGTCTGCTCGGTACGGTGTCTGGATTCGGGCGCACGTCTGACAGCAGCCTCCTCCCGTCCAACTTCGTTCAGTACGCGTCGAACCCGATCATCACGAACAGCGAGTGCCTGACGTACTGGACACCGGTCTATCTGGGCCCGGAGAACATCTGCTTGAGCAGTGCGAGCGGACGATCACCTTGCTCTGGTGACTCCGGGGGACCTCTTACCGTCAACTCCGCGCTAGGGCCGCTCCAGGTTGGGCTAGTGTCGTTCGGGGACAGTGGCGGGTGCACGGTGGGAATTCCGTCCGTACAC encodes:
- the LOC131293970 gene encoding brachyurin-like: MKFGGCIGALVLLALVVPDARSANDVNDTSIEIDWSKVRPIEEFDHYWARLPPELQVLRQTRRVNRRVTNGFAAIPGQFPYQVALLPEFLVGTGLCGGTVLTNIYILTAAHCVVQGVGVIASGGTAIMGAYDRSIPEPDQQRIRFSASGITVHPQYTALTLRNDIATILLNAPMRYTARVQAIRLPTLSDTRTFAGLLGTVSGFGRTSDSSLLPSNFVQYASNPIITNSECLTYWTPVYLGPENICLSSASGRSPCSGDSGGPLTVNSALGPLQVGLVSFGDSGGCTVGIPSVHARITYFLQWILNNSDY